The nucleotide sequence GCGTTTTTTTCATTCAGAACTGACACATTTTTTGTGAAATTTTCCCACATATCGCCTGCTTTGAACGTACCAGATATAATATAATTTTCCATCTTTAATTTCTCCTTGGTTGAACTGATAAATCTTAATGCACAGATGTCTGCTGTATCCTAATACTTTTGCAGGATAAATACTTTATTCAAATCTATCAAATACCATTTTATAGCACTCCGCACAATAACAGCAGCAAGAAATGTT is from ANME-2 cluster archaeon and encodes:
- a CDS encoding 50S ribosomal protein L18a, translating into MCALRFISSTKEKLKMENYIISGTFKAGDMWENFTKNVSVLNEKNAREKVYSLIGSEHGLKRNCIRLDSITRE